A single genomic interval of Gemmatimonadota bacterium harbors:
- the mfd gene encoding transcription-repair coupling factor, producing LHRVQKYVGSDGEAPTLSKLGGRAWEQAKKRTRKAVRAIAEDLVKLYAARQASPGFSFSADTPWQREMEDSFIYVDTPDQEQASLDVKSDMEKAVPMDRLICGDVGYGKTEVAIRAAFKAVQDGKQVAVLAPTTILAQQHLTTFTERLADYPVNIRMLSRFVPPREQKAVVAGLSKGEVDIVIGTHRLISGDIDFSDMGLLVVDEEQRFGVVHKERLKQLKTSVDVMTMTATPIPRTLHMSLVSARDMSLITTPPRDRLPVHTEVVRFNEEVICEAIMREVDRGGQVFFVHNRVQSIEAVAEFLRRLLPQVSFVVGHGQMQERELEQVMIDFLDRKYDCLVSTMIIESGLDIPSVNTILVNRADRFGLAQLYQLRGRVGRSNHRAYAYLMIPAAGTVTPDARKRLAVIAEYTALGSGFHIAMRDLEIRGAGNLLGTEQHGFISSIGFDLYCRLLKEAMQDLKGETREETPEAEVELQVGAFIPDDYIADRKLKVGFYQRLSRVEDEQEVASLREEMQDRFGRLPDPVRILFDLVSIRQISARIGLQQLTVRGNEMTVAYRNGLYPSQDRIASVTDDPALDIEFPHGDGFRIRVGLTGDTEAERVDLAKNLLLKLL from the coding sequence CGAAGACCTGGTCAAGCTCTATGCGGCCCGGCAGGCCAGCCCCGGGTTTTCCTTTTCGGCCGACACCCCCTGGCAGCGGGAAATGGAAGATTCCTTCATCTACGTGGATACGCCGGACCAGGAGCAGGCTTCCTTGGACGTGAAGTCGGACATGGAAAAGGCGGTGCCCATGGACCGGCTGATCTGCGGCGACGTGGGCTACGGGAAGACCGAAGTGGCGATCCGCGCCGCGTTCAAGGCGGTTCAGGACGGGAAGCAGGTCGCGGTGCTCGCGCCGACCACCATCCTGGCGCAACAGCACCTCACCACCTTCACCGAACGGCTCGCGGACTATCCGGTGAATATCCGCATGCTGAGCCGGTTCGTCCCGCCGAGGGAGCAGAAAGCCGTTGTCGCGGGGCTCAGCAAGGGCGAAGTGGATATCGTCATCGGTACCCATCGTCTCATATCCGGCGACATCGACTTCAGCGACATGGGCCTGCTCGTGGTCGATGAGGAACAGCGGTTCGGCGTGGTCCACAAGGAACGGCTCAAGCAGTTGAAGACCTCCGTAGACGTCATGACCATGACCGCTACGCCCATCCCGCGGACGCTCCACATGTCGCTGGTCTCCGCCCGCGACATGTCGCTCATCACCACCCCGCCCAGGGACCGGCTGCCGGTGCACACCGAAGTGGTGCGTTTCAACGAGGAGGTGATCTGCGAGGCGATCATGCGGGAGGTGGACCGCGGCGGACAGGTCTTCTTCGTCCACAACCGGGTCCAGTCCATCGAGGCGGTTGCCGAATTCCTCCGGCGCCTCCTGCCCCAGGTGTCATTCGTCGTGGGCCACGGACAGATGCAGGAACGGGAGCTGGAACAAGTCATGATCGATTTCCTGGACCGCAAGTACGACTGCCTCGTGTCCACCATGATCATCGAGTCCGGGCTGGACATCCCCAGCGTGAATACCATCCTGGTGAACCGCGCGGACCGGTTCGGACTGGCCCAGCTGTACCAGCTCCGGGGTCGCGTGGGCCGGTCCAATCACCGGGCCTACGCCTACCTGATGATTCCCGCCGCCGGCACGGTGACCCCCGACGCGCGCAAGCGCCTTGCCGTGATCGCCGAGTACACCGCGCTCGGGTCGGGCTTCCACATCGCCATGCGGGACCTGGAGATCCGGGGCGCCGGCAACCTGCTGGGCACCGAGCAGCACGGGTTCATCTCCTCCATCGGTTTCGATCTGTACTGCCGTCTGTTGAAAGAGGCGATGCAGGACCTCAAGGGCGAGACCCGGGAAGAGACGCCCGAAGCCGAAGTCGAATTGCAGGTAGGTGCCTTCATCCCTGATGACTATATCGCGGACCGGAAGCTCAAGGTCGGATTCTACCAGCGGCTCTCCCGGGTGGAAGACGAGCAGGAGGTCGCCTCGCTCCGCGAAGAGATGCAGGACCGGTTCGGCCGGTTGCCCGATCCGGTGCGCATCCTCTTCGACCTGGTTTCCATTCGGCAGATCTCGGCGAGGATCGGATTGCAGCAGCTCACGGTGCGCGGGAACGAGATGACCGTAGCCTACCGGAACGGTCTCTATCCATCGCAGGACCGTATCGCCAGTGTGACGGACGATCCCGCGCTGGACATCGAATTCCCCCACGGGGACGGATTCCGGATCAGGGTGGGACTGACCGGTGATACGGAGGCTGAACGAGTGGATCTGGCCAAAAACCTGTTGCTCAAACTCCTGTAA
- a CDS encoding peptidyl-prolyl cis-trans isomerase — MKSAVLFAVMLKVALLLTLCQCSSIPEDPDSVVARVNQSTLTVDELEAELEAAALFAATPQMTKDRVSDWIRTELLYQEALRLNLDSDVKTVRDLERMRREHLANVVLEHMAADSAIVVSDEEVETYFEANRQEFVYLEPELRVSVIVLPDETSARQVRNQLSRRSATFEELARTRSIHASSVDGGDLGFLKRMDISDVSVQEIVFSLSAGQVSRPVLSENGSFIFRVVERREAGTLPPLDEVRGEIVNRVLRDKRRELVRRYVDALRQAADVEIHDGNLMRPEPGAPQTGATQTGTGGA; from the coding sequence ATGAAATCCGCGGTCCTTTTTGCCGTAATGCTGAAGGTGGCGCTGCTCCTGACGCTGTGCCAGTGCAGTTCGATACCGGAAGACCCCGATTCGGTTGTCGCAAGGGTGAACCAGTCCACGCTGACGGTCGATGAACTGGAAGCCGAACTGGAAGCCGCGGCGTTGTTCGCCGCCACGCCCCAGATGACAAAAGACCGGGTGTCCGACTGGATCCGGACCGAGCTGCTCTACCAGGAAGCCCTTCGGCTGAACCTGGACAGCGACGTCAAGACGGTCCGGGACCTGGAGAGGATGCGCCGGGAGCACCTGGCCAACGTCGTGCTGGAACACATGGCCGCCGACTCGGCGATCGTGGTGTCAGACGAAGAGGTCGAGACCTATTTCGAGGCCAATCGGCAGGAATTCGTTTACCTCGAACCGGAACTCAGGGTCTCGGTGATCGTTCTACCGGACGAGACCTCGGCCCGGCAGGTCCGTAATCAGTTGTCACGCCGGAGCGCTACCTTCGAGGAACTGGCGCGAACGCGGTCGATTCACGCTTCTTCGGTCGATGGTGGGGACCTGGGTTTCCTGAAGAGGATGGATATCAGCGACGTTTCGGTGCAGGAAATTGTCTTTTCCCTGAGTGCCGGCCAGGTTTCACGGCCCGTCCTTTCCGAAAACGGTTCGTTTATATTCAGGGTCGTGGAGCGACGCGAGGCCGGCACGCTGCCGCCGCTGGACGAGGTCCGCGGCGAAATCGTCAACCGGGTATTGCGGGACAAGCGCCGCGAGCTGGTCAGGCGGTACGTCGATGCGCTACGGCAAGCGGCCGACGTGGAAATCCATGACGGAAACCTGATGCGGCCGGAACCCGGCGCGCCGCAGACCGGCGCGACGCAGACCGGCACAGGAGGAGCATGA
- a CDS encoding peptidylprolyl isomerase: MTFQSIPRYFPLLLLLAVVMAGRPVQGQQLVDYVVAVVDNEIILYSDVLEAVKMYRMQEREQEPEDLSNQLLKGMIDMRVVLAYARRDSVRVPAEQVNGAVRQVIDQYTEQLGSEEALEHLVANSGMTMRDWNRLLRRQKEEELLQRRLEEDRFGEVRVTGLEVARYYETHYDSIPSNPVQLDLSHIMITSRPDPEVVAAMNARIEEIRRRIAEGEDFGEMARRYSEDLNSARNGGDLGFFSRGTFMADFEEAAFALETGGVSPTVQTDVGLHIIKLEERRDDQIRVRHILVQIPKTDEDDHRAQETISMLRQRILDGDETFSDAAAKYSEDLASASDGGHIGEFMLDQLLPQYQDALNAISIDEMTEPIKVVDQGAVSYHIMRLNNRTGGDKYNLDDHFQEITNMAKFAKWNEERERWLKDLRRELYIDERGLDALP, encoded by the coding sequence ATGACCTTCCAATCGATCCCCCGGTATTTCCCGCTACTGCTGTTACTGGCCGTGGTCATGGCGGGACGCCCGGTCCAGGGCCAGCAACTGGTGGACTACGTCGTCGCCGTCGTGGACAACGAGATCATCCTCTACTCAGATGTCCTCGAAGCGGTGAAGATGTACCGTATGCAGGAGAGGGAGCAGGAGCCGGAAGACCTCTCGAACCAGTTGTTGAAGGGCATGATCGATATGCGCGTCGTGCTCGCGTACGCGCGGAGGGACAGCGTACGGGTACCCGCTGAACAAGTGAACGGCGCGGTGCGCCAGGTCATTGACCAGTATACGGAACAGCTCGGTTCCGAAGAAGCCCTGGAACATCTGGTGGCTAATTCGGGCATGACCATGCGGGACTGGAACCGGCTGCTCCGGCGCCAGAAGGAAGAGGAACTGCTGCAGCGCAGGCTCGAGGAAGACCGCTTCGGTGAAGTCCGTGTTACCGGCCTGGAAGTGGCCCGGTATTATGAGACCCACTATGACAGCATTCCGTCCAATCCCGTCCAACTCGACCTGAGTCATATCATGATCACGTCACGCCCGGACCCGGAAGTCGTGGCCGCCATGAACGCCCGGATCGAGGAGATCCGGCGCCGCATAGCGGAAGGGGAGGATTTCGGCGAGATGGCGCGGCGGTATTCGGAAGACCTGAACAGCGCCAGAAACGGCGGAGACCTGGGATTCTTCAGCCGCGGCACGTTCATGGCCGATTTCGAAGAGGCGGCGTTCGCCCTGGAAACGGGCGGCGTCAGCCCCACGGTGCAGACGGACGTGGGTCTGCACATCATCAAGCTGGAGGAACGGAGGGACGACCAGATCCGAGTGCGGCACATACTGGTCCAGATCCCGAAGACGGATGAAGACGATCACCGGGCGCAGGAGACGATTTCCATGCTGAGGCAGCGCATTCTCGACGGCGACGAGACTTTTTCTGATGCCGCAGCGAAGTACTCGGAAGACCTGGCCTCCGCTTCCGACGGCGGACACATCGGGGAGTTCATGCTCGACCAGTTGCTGCCCCAGTACCAGGACGCCCTCAACGCCATATCCATCGACGAGATGACCGAACCCATCAAGGTGGTGGACCAGGGGGCCGTCTCCTATCACATCATGCGGCTGAACAACCGGACCGGGGGCGACAAGTACAACCTGGACGACCACTTTCAGGAAATCACGAACATGGCCAAATTCGCCAAGTGGAACGAGGAGCGGGAACGGTGGCTCAAGGATCTCCGCCGCGAGTTGTACATCGACGAACGCGGCCTGGACGCCCTGCCCTGA
- a CDS encoding S4 domain-containing protein: protein MRVDLFLKRSRIIKQRDAAKKACDRGMVTISGRSAKPGHQVAAKDVVVVAWPDRRLEFEVLDVPEGNVSKDRAQSMYHVLSDERLSDDVSDSESR, encoded by the coding sequence ATGAGAGTAGATCTCTTTCTGAAACGCTCCCGTATCATTAAACAACGGGACGCCGCCAAGAAGGCCTGCGACCGGGGTATGGTGACCATTTCAGGAAGGTCCGCGAAACCCGGTCACCAGGTCGCGGCGAAGGACGTCGTCGTCGTGGCGTGGCCCGACAGAAGGCTGGAATTCGAAGTGTTGGACGTCCCGGAAGGAAACGTCTCGAAAGACAGGGCGCAATCCATGTACCACGTCCTCAGTGACGAACGCCTGAGCGATGACGTCTCAGATTCAGAATCGCGATGA
- a CDS encoding class I SAM-dependent methyltransferase — protein sequence MRHRKTHPAAPELPYSQLAPIYDHVMRHVDYDRWADYIQSIFERFGATPKDILELACGTGVMACILDDRGYRMTGMDRSESMIAVARQKALDGSRSITFQAGDMVDVPVSGSYDAVLCLYDSINYIMDEADIAAMINGLRGVLNAAGLFVFDVCTEINSRRYFHNQVDQESNGDYSYVRRCEYFPESRVQVNEFQLTFHRGGKRYSTRERHEQRIYPVARLAEICRQSGYCVLGAFDGFSFQEASERSNRVHYVVRPA from the coding sequence ATGCGCCACAGGAAAACCCACCCGGCCGCCCCGGAGCTTCCCTACAGCCAGTTGGCCCCGATATACGATCACGTGATGCGTCACGTGGACTACGATCGGTGGGCCGACTACATTCAGTCGATATTTGAACGGTTCGGGGCGACCCCGAAGGATATTCTCGAACTGGCCTGCGGTACCGGCGTCATGGCGTGTATCCTCGATGACCGCGGTTACCGGATGACGGGCATGGACCGGTCGGAGAGCATGATCGCCGTAGCCAGGCAGAAAGCCCTGGACGGCAGCCGATCCATCACGTTTCAGGCCGGCGACATGGTAGACGTGCCCGTATCGGGAAGCTACGACGCGGTGCTGTGCCTGTACGACAGCATCAACTACATCATGGATGAAGCGGACATCGCCGCCATGATAAATGGACTGCGCGGGGTGCTGAACGCCGCCGGCCTTTTTGTATTCGACGTCTGCACGGAAATCAACTCGCGCAGGTACTTCCATAACCAGGTCGACCAGGAAAGCAACGGGGATTACTCCTATGTCCGGCGTTGCGAGTATTTCCCCGAGTCGCGCGTGCAGGTCAATGAATTCCAGTTAACCTTCCACCGCGGCGGGAAGCGGTATTCCACCCGGGAACGCCACGAACAGCGGATCTATCCCGTGGCCCGGCTGGCGGAGATCTGCCGGCAATCGGGCTATTGCGTACTCGGCGCTTTCGACGGCTTCAGTTTCCAGGAAGCGTCGGAGCGATCCAACCGGGTCCACTACGTGGTCCGCCCCGCCTGA